Proteins from one Loktanella sp. M215 genomic window:
- the argH gene encoding argininosuccinate lyase, producing MTKTANTMWGGRFAAGPDAIMEAINASIGFDQRLAAQDIAGSRAHAAMLAATGIISDSDAEAIRKGLLTVLSEIEGGTFQFSTALEDIHMNVEARLKEVVGEAAGRLHTARSRNDQVAVDFRLWVRDQCDAADQALKALQLALLGQAEAGADWVMPGFTHLQVAQPVTWGHHMMAYVEMFARDRSRFADARKRMNQSPLGAAALAGTSFPIDRHMTAEALGFDAPMGNSLDAVSDRDFALEFLGAATICAVHLSRLAEELVIWSSAQFRFVKMSDRWSTGSSIMPQKRNPDAAELIRAKIGRIFGANVALTMVMKGLPLAYSKDMQEDKEQVFDAADNLMLALAAMAGMVGDMTANRDALRAAAGTGFSTATDLADWLVRELGLPFREAHHVTGSLVALAEAQGCDLPDLSLAQMQAVHEGICQDVFDVLGVENSVASRTSFGGTAPARVREAVARWQKVLG from the coding sequence ATGACCAAAACTGCGAACACGATGTGGGGCGGCCGTTTCGCCGCAGGGCCGGACGCGATCATGGAGGCGATCAATGCCTCGATCGGGTTCGATCAGCGGTTGGCGGCGCAGGACATCGCGGGCTCTCGTGCCCATGCGGCGATGTTGGCCGCCACAGGCATCATCAGTGATAGCGACGCAGAGGCCATACGGAAAGGCCTGCTCACGGTTCTGTCAGAGATCGAGGGCGGGACGTTCCAGTTTTCGACCGCCCTTGAGGACATCCACATGAACGTCGAGGCGCGCCTGAAAGAGGTCGTGGGCGAGGCCGCAGGCCGTCTGCACACGGCCCGGTCGCGCAACGATCAGGTCGCCGTCGACTTCCGCCTCTGGGTGCGCGACCAATGCGACGCGGCGGATCAGGCGCTGAAGGCGCTGCAACTGGCGCTGCTGGGGCAGGCCGAGGCGGGGGCCGACTGGGTCATGCCGGGCTTTACCCACCTGCAGGTCGCCCAGCCCGTCACATGGGGGCATCACATGATGGCCTACGTGGAAATGTTCGCCCGCGACCGGTCGCGCTTTGCCGACGCGCGCAAGCGGATGAACCAATCGCCCTTGGGGGCTGCGGCGCTTGCGGGCACGTCATTCCCCATCGACCGGCACATGACGGCCGAGGCGCTGGGTTTTGACGCACCGATGGGCAATTCACTGGACGCCGTCAGCGACCGCGACTTCGCGCTGGAATTCCTCGGCGCCGCCACGATCTGCGCCGTCCACCTGTCGCGTCTGGCCGAGGAACTGGTGATCTGGTCCTCCGCCCAGTTCCGCTTCGTCAAGATGTCGGACCGCTGGTCGACGGGCAGCAGCATCATGCCGCAAAAACGCAATCCGGACGCGGCCGAACTGATCCGCGCCAAGATCGGCCGCATCTTTGGCGCGAACGTGGCGCTGACGATGGTGATGAAGGGGCTGCCGCTGGCCTATTCCAAGGACATGCAGGAAGACAAGGAACAGGTCTTTGACGCCGCCGACAACCTGATGCTGGCGCTGGCCGCAATGGCCGGCATGGTGGGCGACATGACCGCCAACCGCGACGCGCTCCGCGCCGCGGCGGGCACCGGGTTTTCCACCGCGACAGACCTCGCCGACTGGCTGGTCCGCGAGTTGGGCCTGCCGTTCCGCGAGGCGCACCATGTCACCGGATCGCTGGTAGCATTGGCAGAAGCGCAGGGCTGCGATCTGCCGGATTTGTCACTTGCCCAGATGCAAGCGGTGCATGAAGGTATCTGTCAGGATGTCTTCGACGTGCTGGGGGTCGAAAACTCGGTCGCGTCGCGGACAAGTTTCGGTGGCACGGCACCCGCGCGCGTGCGCGAGGCGGTGGCCCGGTGGCAGAAGGTGCTTGGATGA
- the lysA gene encoding diaminopimelate decarboxylase has product MDHFLYRDGALCAEDVPLSEIAAQVGTPFYVYSSATLLRHFHLFDAALAGMDHLVCFAMKSLSNQAVLHLLAEAGAGMDVVSGGEYARAVAAGVPGDRIVFSGVGKTKAEMRQALEGGIRQFNVESEPEMQALSAVAVELGQVAPITIRVNPDVDAKTHAKIATGKSENKFGIPIARAREVYALAASLPGVEVIGIDVHIGSQLTDLAPFEAAYLKVAELTEQLRADGHTIRRLDLGGGLGIPYAQTNEAPPSPQDYGDLIKRTVGHLGCEIEIEPGRLISGNAGLMVSRVIYVKEGADRQFLILDGAMNDLIRPAMYDAHHDIVPVLEPTPGAERATYDIVGPVCESGDTFAKGRTMARVGPGDLVAFRSAGAYGAVMASEYNSRPLIPEVLVQRDQFAVIRARPTFDEIIARDIIPAWL; this is encoded by the coding sequence ATGGATCATTTTCTGTATCGCGACGGCGCACTCTGCGCCGAGGACGTGCCGCTGAGCGAGATCGCGGCCCAGGTCGGCACGCCGTTCTACGTCTATTCCAGCGCCACCTTGCTGCGCCATTTCCACCTGTTCGACGCAGCCCTGGCGGGCATGGACCACCTCGTCTGCTTTGCGATGAAATCCCTGTCCAACCAGGCTGTCCTGCATCTGCTGGCCGAGGCGGGGGCCGGGATGGACGTGGTGTCGGGGGGGGAATACGCCCGCGCCGTGGCGGCGGGTGTGCCGGGCGATCGCATCGTCTTTTCCGGTGTCGGCAAGACGAAGGCAGAGATGCGGCAGGCGCTGGAGGGCGGCATCCGCCAGTTCAACGTCGAGAGCGAACCCGAGATGCAGGCGCTGAGCGCCGTTGCGGTGGAATTGGGACAGGTGGCGCCGATCACGATTCGGGTCAATCCGGACGTGGATGCCAAGACCCACGCCAAGATCGCCACCGGCAAGTCCGAGAACAAGTTCGGCATCCCCATCGCCCGCGCCCGCGAGGTCTATGCCTTGGCCGCCAGCTTGCCGGGGGTGGAGGTCATCGGAATCGACGTCCATATCGGCAGCCAGCTGACCGATCTGGCCCCGTTCGAGGCCGCCTACCTGAAGGTGGCGGAGCTGACCGAACAGTTGCGCGCCGATGGTCACACGATCCGCAGGCTGGATCTGGGCGGCGGCCTTGGCATTCCCTATGCCCAGACGAACGAAGCCCCGCCCAGCCCGCAGGATTACGGCGACCTGATCAAGCGCACCGTCGGCCATCTGGGTTGCGAGATCGAGATCGAGCCGGGGCGGCTGATTTCCGGCAATGCCGGCCTGATGGTGTCCCGCGTGATCTACGTCAAGGAGGGCGCCGACCGGCAGTTCCTGATCCTCGACGGTGCGATGAACGACCTGATCCGGCCGGCCATGTACGATGCCCACCACGACATCGTGCCGGTGCTTGAGCCCACGCCGGGGGCGGAGCGTGCCACCTATGACATCGTGGGCCCGGTCTGCGAAAGCGGCGACACCTTCGCCAAGGGACGGACCATGGCGCGGGTTGGGCCGGGCGACCTCGTGGCCTTCCGCTCTGCCGGGGCCTACGGGGCCGTCATGGCGTCGGAATACAACTCGCGCCCCCTGATCCCAGAGGTGCTGGTCCAGCGCGATCAATTTGCAGTCATCAGGGCGCGTCCCACCTTTGACGAAATCATCGCGCGCGATATCATTCCGGCGTGGCTGTGA
- a CDS encoding DUF4175 domain-containing protein has protein sequence MPHLNRPVALTRLGLVAERATRAFWPLWSVLFVILAPLMFGWQDRMSLEVFWGLGVVAILAVVVTLVRGLRAFRWPTRAEAVARVDASLPGRPIAAVRDTQAIGAGDPASQAVWAAHLARMRRATETAKAVQPDLKISDRDPYGLRYTALLFFVVALLFGSVLRVGSVAEIAQNGGGGALATGPVWEGWVAPPAYTGKPTLYLNDIPPGPLKVRLGSQITLRLYGEVGALTVAETVSGRTTDIPPASEPQQTFTVTKAGRVAIDGPNGAAWDLAILPDTAPEVSLTAPVDADAMGEMNQAFAASDDYGVESGTATIALDLGAVDRSYGLAVDPDPIAPIVLDLPMPFGGDRADFDDALIEDLSQHPLANLPVTITLQVTDAAGQTGTSLAEPIVLPGRRFFQPVAKAIVEQRRDLMWSHSNARRIVQVLRAVSYEPDTLFTSQTPYLRLRQIIRQLDQSDRTGLTDETATEIEQALWDLAIQLEDGTLADARERLKRAQERLEEAMKNGASDEEIADLMQELREATQDYMQMLADQMDPNADQTDQPQTSENTMELSQDELQALMDRIEELMQEGRMAEAQQLMDQLNSLLENMQITQGDGSGSGPQTPGQQSMQDLADTLRDQQDLSDEAFRDMQQGQQGQQGQEGQQGQGQQQGQGQQGQGQQQGQGQGQQGQGQQQGQNGQGQQQGQPGQGQNGQGQNDQGQDGQGAGSGQSLAERQQGLRDELSRQRGALPGLPGEAGDAARQSLDRAEGAMDQAERALRDGDMGQAIDRQADAMDALRDGMRAIGEALAQNDGQEPGQGNADGNQTGQVQPGRRDPLGRQLGSTGQYGTDENLLQGDDVYRRAEELLGEIRRRSAEQSRPQVERDYLDRLLDRF, from the coding sequence CTGCCGCACCTGAACCGCCCCGTCGCACTGACCCGTCTGGGGCTGGTGGCCGAACGCGCGACCCGTGCCTTCTGGCCCTTGTGGAGCGTGCTTTTCGTCATCCTCGCGCCGCTGATGTTCGGCTGGCAGGACCGCATGAGCCTGGAGGTGTTCTGGGGCCTCGGCGTCGTGGCCATCCTGGCCGTCGTCGTGACGCTGGTCCGCGGCCTGCGCGCCTTTCGCTGGCCCACCCGGGCCGAGGCGGTGGCGCGTGTCGATGCCAGCCTGCCGGGACGACCGATTGCCGCAGTGCGCGACACGCAGGCGATCGGCGCGGGCGATCCCGCATCACAGGCGGTCTGGGCCGCGCATCTGGCGCGCATGCGCCGCGCGACCGAAACGGCCAAGGCGGTGCAGCCTGACCTGAAGATTTCCGACCGCGACCCTTACGGCCTGCGTTACACGGCGCTATTGTTCTTTGTCGTGGCGCTGCTCTTCGGCTCTGTCCTGCGCGTGGGCTCGGTGGCCGAGATCGCGCAGAACGGTGGCGGCGGTGCCTTGGCCACCGGACCGGTCTGGGAAGGCTGGGTCGCCCCGCCCGCCTACACCGGCAAGCCGACGCTTTACCTCAACGACATTCCGCCCGGCCCGCTGAAGGTGCGGCTGGGGTCGCAGATCACCCTGCGGCTTTACGGCGAGGTCGGCGCGCTGACGGTGGCGGAAACCGTGTCGGGCCGGACCACGGACATCCCGCCCGCGTCCGAACCGCAGCAGACGTTCACCGTGACGAAAGCGGGACGTGTCGCCATCGACGGCCCGAACGGGGCCGCCTGGGACCTTGCGATCCTGCCTGATACAGCACCCGAGGTCAGCCTGACCGCCCCCGTCGACGCCGATGCGATGGGCGAGATGAATCAGGCCTTTGCCGCCAGTGACGACTACGGTGTCGAAAGCGGCACGGCGACCATCGCCCTCGATCTGGGGGCCGTCGACCGCAGCTATGGTCTGGCCGTCGACCCGGATCCGATCGCGCCGATCGTGCTGGACCTGCCGATGCCCTTCGGCGGGGACCGCGCGGATTTCGACGACGCCCTGATCGAGGATCTGTCGCAGCATCCTCTGGCGAACCTGCCGGTCACGATCACCCTTCAGGTGACGGACGCCGCCGGCCAGACCGGCACCAGCCTGGCAGAGCCGATCGTCCTGCCGGGACGGCGCTTCTTTCAGCCGGTGGCCAAAGCCATCGTCGAACAGCGCCGCGACCTGATGTGGTCGCACAGCAACGCCCGCCGCATCGTGCAGGTTTTGCGCGCCGTGTCCTACGAGCCCGACACGCTGTTCACCAGCCAGACACCCTATCTGCGCCTGCGCCAGATCATCCGGCAGCTGGACCAGTCCGACCGCACCGGCCTGACCGACGAAACCGCGACCGAGATCGAGCAGGCTCTGTGGGATCTGGCGATCCAGCTGGAGGACGGCACCCTTGCCGACGCCCGCGAACGCCTGAAGCGTGCGCAGGAACGGCTGGAAGAGGCGATGAAGAACGGCGCCTCCGACGAGGAGATTGCCGATCTGATGCAGGAGTTGCGCGAGGCGACGCAGGACTACATGCAGATGCTGGCGGACCAGATGGATCCGAACGCGGACCAGACCGACCAGCCGCAGACCTCCGAAAACACGATGGAGCTGTCGCAGGACGAGCTGCAGGCCCTGATGGACCGCATCGAAGAGCTGATGCAGGAAGGCCGCATGGCCGAGGCGCAGCAGTTGATGGATCAGCTGAATTCCCTGCTGGAGAATATGCAGATCACCCAGGGCGACGGCAGCGGCAGTGGCCCGCAGACCCCCGGTCAGCAGTCGATGCAGGATCTGGCCGACACGTTGCGGGACCAGCAGGATTTGTCCGACGAGGCCTTCCGCGACATGCAGCAGGGCCAGCAGGGTCAACAAGGCCAAGAGGGTCAGCAGGGCCAAGGGCAGCAGCAAGGCCAAGGACAGCAGGGTCAAGGTCAGCAGCAAGGGCAGGGCCAGGGACAACAGGGCCAGGGACAGCAACAGGGCCAGAATGGCCAAGGCCAGCAGCAAGGCCAGCCGGGCCAGGGTCAGAACGGCCAGGGTCAGAACGATCAGGGACAGGACGGTCAGGGCGCCGGATCGGGACAGTCACTGGCAGAGCGCCAGCAGGGCCTGCGCGATGAACTCAGCCGCCAGCGCGGCGCCTTGCCCGGCCTGCCGGGAGAGGCGGGCGATGCCGCGCGTCAGTCCCTCGACCGCGCCGAAGGGGCCATGGATCAGGCCGAACGCGCCCTGCGCGACGGCGACATGGGGCAGGCCATCGACCGTCAGGCCGACGCCATGGATGCCCTGCGCGACGGCATGCGCGCCATCGGAGAGGCGCTGGCCCAGAACGACGGGCAGGAACCGGGGCAGGGCAACGCCGACGGCAACCAGACCGGACAGGTCCAGCCGGGCCGCCGCGACCCGCTGGGGCGGCAGTTGGGCAGCACCGGCCAATACGGCACGGACGAAAACCTGTTGCAGGGCGACGACGTCTATCGCCGGGCCGAGGAATTGCTGGGCGAAATCCGGCGCCGGTCGGCAGAACAAAGCCGCCCGCAGGTCGAACGCGACTACCTCGACCGGTTGCTGGATCGCTTCTGA
- a CDS encoding DUF2834 domain-containing protein, whose amino-acid sequence MSPLRWVWAALAVWGAIHPMSWFIAWFQAEGWSLGRMIDAWYVNAATTGLTWDLTIAAITLTVWVLAEVAVRRNWIALLAIPATFCIGVSCGLPLYLFLRAKPVR is encoded by the coding sequence ATGTCACCCCTGCGCTGGGTCTGGGCGGCACTGGCCGTCTGGGGCGCCATCCATCCGATGTCGTGGTTCATCGCCTGGTTTCAGGCCGAGGGCTGGTCGCTGGGCCGCATGATCGACGCGTGGTATGTCAACGCCGCGACCACGGGACTGACCTGGGATCTGACGATCGCGGCGATCACGCTGACCGTCTGGGTGCTGGCCGAAGTGGCCGTGCGGCGGAACTGGATCGCCTTGCTGGCGATTCCTGCGACCTTTTGCATCGGGGTAAGCTGCGGTCTGCCTCTCTACCTGTTTTTGCGGGCGAAGCCCGTCCGCTGA